The proteins below are encoded in one region of Prevotella melaninogenica ATCC 25845:
- a CDS encoding DUF3127 domain-containing protein, which produces MDLQGKVIAVLPAREGTSARGPWKSQEYVIETHDQYPKKMVFNVFGADRIEQFAIKAGDELNVSFDIDAHEYNGRWFNNIRAWNVQRVDATAAMAGAPVAAAPVTPQPAPAAPQATPFPPAQPEENSTDDLPF; this is translated from the coding sequence ATGGATTTACAAGGAAAAGTAATTGCTGTCCTTCCTGCACGTGAAGGAACTTCAGCTCGAGGCCCATGGAAGTCACAAGAGTATGTGATTGAGACACACGACCAGTACCCAAAGAAGATGGTTTTCAATGTTTTTGGTGCTGATAGAATTGAGCAGTTCGCTATTAAGGCTGGTGATGAGCTCAATGTAAGTTTTGACATTGATGCACACGAGTACAACGGCCGTTGGTTTAACAATATTCGTGCATGGAACGTTCAGCGTGTAGACGCTACAGCTGCTATGGCTGGTGCGCCTGTTGCTGCAGCTCCAGTCACTCCTCAGCCAGCTCCTGCTGCCCCACAGGCTACCCCATTCCCTCCTGCACAGCCAGAGGAAAATTCTACAGATGACTTACCATTCTAA
- a CDS encoding relaxase/mobilization nuclease domain-containing protein: protein MIATILPSSTTFHAVEYNERKVAKGQAVLLEMKNFGYVGAADSYTPEQLQQYLIDYSAKNEHIRKAQFHVAISCRGHEYSQEQLLDIAHQYLHEMGYDDEGQPLLIYAHNDTDNNHLHIITSRVNPNGQKIDHNHERIRSQEVINKIVGEDEELRADLLLKEALGYKFNSLTQFKTILEASGYECFEREGNLEIARGGRVRNKIGMQDLTSRFVLIDEKETYKRRRQLGAIMKKYRNMVSCRSELADILQKKFGVSLIFFGSKDKPYGYMIVDHHKQAVYKGGTVLSIKQLQHFMSEEERINKVELYVDAMLEDNPRMIAYELNRMLWRQYGTRIAKGRFKLLGGGEIALSDNVQKILKFNFMLRRVQAFFPTNETERDILCHIWKIENPHLIYIEPHSKPNNGFAVEKLNNLAASTEKQYLRAALKENHLAIFRQGDQYYCVDFTHRCIFNLASEGIAFKSLLPTLQELQPMPAQSSRHSNNILGNVLSHQTSVSDRNAEWEVGSNGGYEVDGEWKLKR from the coding sequence ATGATAGCAACCATATTACCCTCCAGCACGACATTCCATGCCGTTGAGTACAACGAGCGAAAAGTTGCCAAAGGCCAGGCTGTGCTTCTTGAAATGAAGAACTTCGGTTATGTGGGAGCCGCTGATAGCTATACTCCCGAACAGCTGCAACAATACCTGATTGACTATTCGGCAAAAAACGAGCATATCCGCAAGGCGCAGTTCCATGTTGCCATCTCCTGCCGAGGACATGAATATTCCCAGGAGCAGCTTCTGGATATTGCCCACCAGTATCTTCATGAAATGGGCTATGATGATGAAGGGCAACCGCTTCTTATCTATGCGCACAATGACACCGACAATAATCACCTGCACATCATCACCAGTCGGGTGAATCCCAACGGGCAGAAGATAGACCATAACCATGAGCGCATCCGATCGCAGGAGGTTATCAACAAGATCGTCGGCGAAGATGAGGAGTTGCGTGCAGACTTGTTATTGAAGGAAGCCCTTGGTTACAAGTTCAACTCCCTCACCCAATTCAAAACCATCTTGGAGGCATCGGGCTATGAGTGTTTCGAGCGTGAAGGCAATCTCGAAATTGCACGTGGTGGGCGGGTACGAAATAAAATCGGAATGCAAGATTTGACATCAAGATTCGTCCTCATTGATGAAAAAGAGACCTACAAACGCCGTAGACAGCTGGGAGCCATTATGAAGAAGTATCGCAACATGGTTTCCTGTCGAAGTGAGTTGGCAGACATCCTGCAAAAGAAGTTTGGCGTGTCGCTCATCTTCTTTGGCTCAAAGGACAAGCCATACGGTTACATGATAGTGGATCATCATAAACAGGCAGTGTATAAAGGTGGCACAGTACTCTCCATCAAGCAGCTACAACACTTCATGAGTGAGGAAGAACGTATTAACAAGGTGGAACTCTATGTGGATGCCATGCTGGAGGATAATCCCCGAATGATTGCCTACGAACTTAACAGAATGTTGTGGCGACAATACGGCACTCGCATTGCCAAGGGTCGTTTCAAACTACTTGGTGGCGGGGAGATTGCCCTGAGCGATAACGTGCAAAAGATATTGAAGTTCAACTTCATGCTGCGCCGTGTCCAGGCATTTTTCCCTACCAACGAGACCGAGCGTGACATTCTCTGCCATATCTGGAAGATTGAGAATCCCCACCTTATTTATATAGAGCCACACAGCAAGCCCAATAATGGCTTTGCTGTAGAAAAGCTGAACAATCTGGCAGCATCAACTGAGAAGCAATACTTGAGGGCAGCATTAAAAGAAAATCATCTCGCCATTTTCAGACAAGGTGACCAATATTATTGTGTCGATTTCACACACAGGTGCATCTTCAATTTAGCTTCTGAGGGTATCGCCTTCAAGTCCTTGCTCCCAACTCTGCAAGAACTCCAACCTATGCCGGCCCAAAGTTCCCGCCATTCTAATAATATTCTGGGTAACGTCCTTTCGCATCAGACATCGGTTTCCGACCGTAATGCCGAATGGGAAGTGGGCAGCAATGGTGGCTATGAGGTGGACGGCGAGTGGAAACTGAAGAGATAA
- a CDS encoding site-specific integrase, translating to MAKQEVVVIYDWKKVAAKRGKGKVEVRVYISRTERKYISLGDVAPDELENFVSSSKVLAIKKRCEQILAAMSVLDDKLSVEKFDSYYYETEDNPFAKSKGSVNFLLYMEQSIKQENIREGTRKHKICTLEAIRRFGQIKTTKDLTRENLVAFDQWLRDGTRSDVSINNYHKNFRIYTKRLATENVIDVDPYDLAKFKRGKCKEREPLSETELKKLRTIKLEGKLDKVRDLFVFAAYTGLAYCDVQSFSFDTMTELQGTLYYIDGSRLKTGSKFFTPILKPAMEVLKKYDFKLPRISNQKANDYLHLIQAAMKLNKNLTFHIARHSFATLALAHDVPIENVARMLGHQNIRTTQIYAKVLKSTIERHAVNLQKAIR from the coding sequence ATGGCAAAACAGGAAGTTGTGGTCATCTATGATTGGAAAAAGGTTGCTGCAAAACGTGGCAAAGGGAAAGTCGAAGTACGAGTCTATATCAGCAGGACTGAGAGGAAATATATTTCTCTTGGTGATGTAGCCCCTGATGAACTGGAAAATTTTGTAAGTTCTTCCAAGGTACTTGCTATCAAGAAAAGATGTGAGCAGATACTGGCTGCAATGAGTGTTCTTGACGATAAATTATCCGTTGAGAAGTTTGACTCCTATTATTACGAAACAGAAGACAATCCATTTGCCAAAAGTAAAGGCTCGGTAAATTTCTTGCTGTATATGGAACAATCCATTAAGCAAGAAAACATACGTGAGGGTACACGCAAACACAAGATTTGCACATTGGAAGCTATCAGGCGTTTTGGTCAGATAAAAACCACAAAGGACTTAACGCGGGAAAATTTGGTAGCCTTTGACCAATGGCTTAGAGATGGCACCCGCTCTGATGTTTCAATCAATAACTATCACAAGAATTTTCGTATCTATACAAAGAGGCTTGCTACAGAAAATGTTATAGACGTTGATCCTTACGACTTGGCTAAATTTAAGCGAGGCAAATGTAAAGAACGTGAGCCGCTTTCTGAAACAGAATTGAAAAAACTCCGAACAATAAAACTGGAGGGGAAACTGGATAAGGTCAGAGATTTGTTTGTGTTCGCCGCCTATACTGGTTTGGCATATTGTGATGTTCAATCATTTAGCTTTGATACGATGACGGAACTGCAGGGAACATTGTATTATATTGATGGAAGCAGATTAAAGACTGGCTCTAAATTCTTCACTCCCATTCTCAAACCGGCAATGGAGGTGCTCAAAAAGTATGATTTCAAGTTGCCGAGAATATCCAATCAAAAGGCAAACGACTACCTGCATCTCATCCAGGCAGCCATGAAACTCAACAAGAACCTGACCTTCCACATTGCCCGGCACTCGTTTGCGACGCTGGCTCTTGCCCACGACGTGCCCATAGAGAACGTCGCACGCATGTTGGGGCATCAGAACATCCGGACCACGCAGATTTATGCGAAGGTGCTGAAATCGACCATCGAGCGACATGCGGTAAACCTCCAGAAGGCAATCAGATGA
- a CDS encoding 3'-5' exonuclease has protein sequence MKLNLTKPLIVFDLETTGLDLVNDRIIQISFIKVHPDGKEERENIFINPEKPIPAEVTLLTGISDADVADAPTFKQKAKDLSDKFAGCDFAGYNSNRFDVPMLAEEFLRAGVDFDFSKCRLIDAQNIYHKMERRNLAAAYKFYCGRKMEDDFEAHKADQDTEATWCVLQGELDMYAPGNQEEEDRVLNNDMDELAEFSRMNDFVDFAGRIIWCDMTDKDGNQLLDATGKPRRHEVFNFGKYKGWDVAEVLRKDPGYYSWMLASDFTYNTKQVLTRIRLREFNNK, from the coding sequence ATGAAACTGAATTTGACAAAGCCTTTGATAGTTTTCGACTTAGAAACGACAGGGCTTGACCTTGTAAACGACCGTATTATCCAGATTTCTTTTATCAAGGTTCATCCTGATGGAAAGGAAGAAAGAGAAAATATATTTATTAATCCTGAAAAGCCAATACCTGCAGAAGTAACGCTATTGACCGGTATTTCTGATGCTGATGTGGCTGATGCGCCAACCTTCAAGCAGAAGGCTAAGGATTTATCAGATAAGTTTGCTGGTTGTGACTTTGCTGGATATAATTCTAATCGTTTTGATGTGCCAATGTTGGCAGAAGAGTTTCTGCGTGCAGGTGTTGACTTTGATTTCTCAAAGTGTCGTCTGATTGATGCACAGAATATCTATCATAAGATGGAGCGTCGTAATCTTGCTGCTGCCTATAAGTTCTACTGTGGTAGGAAGATGGAGGACGACTTTGAAGCACATAAGGCGGATCAGGATACTGAAGCTACATGGTGTGTGCTACAGGGTGAACTTGATATGTATGCTCCCGGCAATCAGGAAGAAGAGGATCGTGTGTTGAATAACGACATGGATGAACTTGCAGAGTTCTCTCGTATGAATGACTTTGTAGACTTCGCTGGTCGTATAATATGGTGTGACATGACTGATAAGGATGGTAACCAATTGTTGGATGCTACAGGAAAGCCACGCCGTCATGAAGTATTCAACTTTGGTAAGTATAAAGGTTGGGATGTAGCAGAGGTTCTGCGTAAAGATCCAGGTTATTACAGTTGGATGCTTGCAAGTGATTTTACTTATAATACAAAGCAGGTCTTGACACGTATTCGCCTGAGAGAGTTTAATAATAAGTAA
- the recN gene encoding DNA repair protein RecN — translation MLKHLYIKNYTLIDQLDIAFHSGFSVITGETGAGKSIILGAIGLLLGNRADSKQIKQGEKKCTIEAHFDLSNYGFESFFEEQDIDFEPEDTIVRRELTATGKSRAFINDTPVSLQMMRALGEQLIDIHSQHQNLLLQKDDFQLNVVDIIAQDSKELANYRSAYQDYKEAERRLSDMKEQIFKAQENEEFMRFQFNELDNAGLIEGRQEELEQESETLSHSEDIKTAFYEADNLLSDDDNGVLRKLGQSLDSLGNIEKVYPKAQELVQRLSSVHIELKDIAGEIGSEVENIDFDPSRLDSINQQLDLLNTLEQKYHVSTEKELIEIRDNIAEQLKNIDNSDEELELLEQEVKTKLSTCEKQAEKLTTLRRKAAKIVEEQMSSRLIPLGISNVRFKVDLSPKPLSIDGADKIQFLFSANTSTAMEPVAQVASGGEIARVMLSLKAMVSGAVKLPTIIFDEIDTGVSGKIAQKMALIMQEMGNNNRQVISITHLPQIAALGTSHYKVEKEETAEGTRSHMRELTQEQRVNEIAQMLSGADVSDAALQNARELLDLSKKK, via the coding sequence ATGCTGAAACATCTATATATTAAAAACTACACGTTGATTGATCAATTGGATATTGCTTTTCATTCTGGTTTCTCGGTTATTACTGGTGAAACGGGAGCGGGAAAGAGTATTATCTTGGGGGCAATTGGTTTGCTGTTAGGCAATAGGGCTGATAGCAAACAGATAAAGCAAGGAGAAAAGAAATGTACGATTGAGGCACATTTTGACCTTTCTAACTATGGTTTTGAATCCTTTTTCGAAGAACAAGATATTGATTTTGAACCTGAAGATACAATTGTTCGCCGTGAACTAACGGCTACAGGAAAGTCACGTGCCTTCATTAATGATACACCTGTATCGTTACAAATGATGCGTGCATTGGGTGAACAACTTATAGATATTCATTCACAGCATCAGAATCTGCTGTTACAGAAGGATGACTTTCAGTTGAATGTTGTAGATATTATCGCACAAGATAGTAAGGAACTGGCTAATTATCGTTCGGCATATCAAGACTATAAAGAAGCTGAAAGACGTCTTTCAGATATGAAAGAGCAGATTTTCAAAGCACAGGAAAATGAAGAATTCATGCGTTTTCAGTTCAATGAGTTGGACAATGCTGGTCTAATTGAGGGCAGACAAGAAGAACTTGAGCAAGAAAGTGAAACGCTCTCTCATTCAGAAGATATCAAAACAGCTTTCTACGAGGCTGATAATCTGTTGAGTGATGATGACAACGGAGTTCTTCGAAAGCTGGGACAAAGTCTGGATAGTCTTGGAAATATAGAGAAAGTATATCCTAAAGCACAAGAACTCGTACAACGTTTGTCATCAGTACATATAGAACTGAAAGACATTGCAGGTGAGATTGGTAGTGAAGTTGAGAATATTGACTTTGACCCCTCTCGCTTAGATAGTATAAATCAACAACTTGACTTGCTGAATACACTTGAACAGAAGTATCACGTTTCCACAGAGAAAGAACTCATCGAAATCCGTGACAACATTGCTGAACAGCTAAAGAATATTGACAATAGTGATGAAGAACTGGAATTACTTGAGCAAGAAGTAAAAACAAAACTTTCTACTTGTGAAAAGCAAGCAGAGAAGTTGACTACACTTAGACGTAAGGCTGCAAAGATTGTTGAGGAACAGATGAGTAGCCGACTTATTCCATTGGGTATTTCGAATGTTAGGTTTAAGGTTGATTTGTCACCAAAGCCTTTGTCAATAGACGGTGCAGATAAGATTCAATTTCTTTTCTCTGCCAATACAAGTACGGCTATGGAACCTGTTGCACAGGTGGCTTCTGGTGGTGAGATTGCTCGTGTAATGTTATCGCTAAAGGCTATGGTAAGTGGTGCCGTGAAGTTACCAACGATTATCTTTGATGAGATTGATACGGGTGTTAGTGGTAAAATTGCTCAGAAGATGGCACTTATCATGCAAGAAATGGGTAATAATAATCGTCAAGTTATCTCTATCACACACCTTCCACAGATTGCTGCTTTGGGTACTTCACACTATAAAGTAGAGAAGGAGGAGACTGCAGAAGGGACACGCAGTCACATGCGTGAGTTGACTCAAGAGCAGCGTGTGAATGAGATAGCACAGATGCTTTCGGGTGCCGATGTTTCTGATGCAGCTTTACAGAATGCTCGAGAACTATTAGATTTAAGTAAGAAGAAATAG
- the coaBC gene encoding bifunctional phosphopantothenoylcysteine decarboxylase/phosphopantothenate--cysteine ligase CoaBC, protein MLKGKKIVLGITGSIAAYKSCLIIRELIKSGAEVQVVITPAGKEFITPITLSALTHKPVVSEFFSQKDGTWNSHVDLGLWADAMVIAPCTAATLGKMANGVADNMLITTYLSMKAPVFIAPAMDLDMYKHPSTQKNIETLRSFGNHIIEPGSGFLASGLEGKGRMEEPENIVKALADFFSTSSESPSYTEDLKDKKILITAGPTYEKIDPVRFIGNYSSGKMGFALAEECSRRGAKVVLVAGPVSLTCTESIQRVDVESCKEMYEAAVGEFPNCDAAILCAAVADFRPETIAEQKIKRVGDELLLKLKPTLDIAATIGSMKGEGQRIVAFALETNEEESNAQRKLEKKNADFIVLNSTRIPGTTFQADDNQITIINKEGKKSYAKKPKTEVARDIIDELVSIL, encoded by the coding sequence ATGCTGAAAGGAAAGAAAATAGTTTTAGGTATAACAGGCTCTATTGCAGCATATAAGAGTTGTCTTATTATTCGTGAGCTGATAAAGAGTGGGGCAGAAGTGCAGGTGGTTATTACGCCTGCTGGTAAGGAGTTTATTACTCCTATAACACTGTCCGCATTAACACATAAACCAGTTGTAAGTGAGTTTTTCTCACAGAAGGATGGTACGTGGAACTCTCATGTAGACCTTGGACTATGGGCGGATGCAATGGTTATTGCTCCTTGTACAGCTGCTACGTTGGGTAAGATGGCAAATGGAGTAGCTGACAATATGCTTATTACTACTTATCTTTCAATGAAAGCACCTGTCTTCATTGCGCCTGCAATGGACTTAGATATGTATAAGCACCCATCAACGCAGAAGAATATTGAGACGTTACGTAGCTTCGGGAATCATATTATTGAGCCAGGTAGTGGTTTTCTTGCCAGTGGTCTTGAAGGGAAAGGAAGAATGGAAGAACCAGAGAATATTGTTAAGGCTTTGGCGGATTTCTTCTCTACTTCATCGGAGTCGCCATCTTATACAGAAGATTTAAAAGATAAAAAGATTCTTATAACAGCTGGTCCTACATACGAAAAGATTGACCCAGTACGTTTTATAGGAAACTATTCATCTGGTAAAATGGGGTTTGCTTTGGCAGAAGAGTGCAGTCGACGTGGTGCAAAGGTTGTGCTTGTTGCTGGTCCAGTGAGCCTTACTTGTACAGAAAGTATTCAGAGAGTCGATGTTGAAAGCTGTAAGGAGATGTATGAAGCTGCAGTAGGGGAGTTCCCTAATTGTGATGCAGCAATACTGTGTGCAGCTGTTGCAGACTTCCGTCCAGAGACGATTGCTGAGCAAAAGATTAAGCGAGTGGGTGATGAACTACTCTTAAAACTGAAGCCAACACTGGATATTGCTGCAACTATCGGCAGTATGAAAGGAGAAGGACAACGCATCGTTGCTTTTGCATTAGAAACAAATGAAGAAGAAAGCAATGCCCAAAGAAAGTTGGAAAAGAAAAATGCTGACTTCATTGTTTTGAACTCAACGAGAATTCCTGGTACGACTTTCCAAGCAGATGATAACCAAATAACGATTATCAACAAAGAAGGTAAGAAGAGTTATGCTAAGAAACCAAAGACAGAAGTGGCTCGTGATATTATTGACGAGCTTGTTTCTATTCTCTAA
- a CDS encoding DUF4835 family protein produces MLRNQRQKWLVILLTSLFLFSNGELSAQELNAKVTVNHNQIQGTDASVFENLQQTLEQFINTRQWTHYQFQRNERINCNFNITVSKYDLGSNLFTCSALIQANRPVYNAAYSSTLYNNQDGDFNFTFAQFDQIEFNEENIDNQLTALIAYYAYLIIGLDLDSFSPMGGEDILQRCMVLTNNAQNLNFTGWKAFDNSRNRFAIINDYLDGAMKPFRQLQYDYYRTGLDEMANNAERGRTNITSALENGLKKAHENRPISMLPQIWTDYKKDELANIYKGKGTQKEKELVYDILFGINASQNITWDKIKQ; encoded by the coding sequence ATGCTAAGAAACCAAAGACAGAAGTGGCTCGTGATATTATTGACGAGCTTGTTTCTATTCTCTAATGGAGAATTATCTGCGCAAGAGCTAAATGCAAAGGTAACCGTGAATCATAATCAGATTCAGGGTACAGATGCTTCTGTCTTTGAGAATTTACAACAGACTTTAGAACAGTTTATTAACACACGCCAATGGACTCATTATCAGTTTCAAAGGAATGAACGTATAAACTGTAACTTTAATATTACAGTTAGCAAGTATGACCTAGGTAGCAACCTCTTTACTTGTTCTGCTTTGATTCAAGCAAACCGCCCTGTTTATAATGCTGCTTATAGTTCCACCCTCTATAATAATCAAGATGGTGACTTTAACTTCACCTTTGCTCAATTTGATCAGATTGAGTTTAATGAGGAGAATATAGATAATCAACTGACGGCTCTGATAGCTTATTATGCTTATCTTATCATAGGTTTAGATTTAGACTCTTTCTCTCCTATGGGTGGTGAAGATATCCTACAACGCTGCATGGTTTTGACAAATAATGCACAGAATCTTAACTTTACGGGATGGAAAGCTTTTGATAATTCACGCAACCGCTTTGCTATTATCAACGATTATCTTGATGGTGCGATGAAACCTTTCCGCCAATTGCAGTACGACTATTACCGAACAGGTTTGGATGAAATGGCTAATAATGCCGAACGTGGTCGTACAAATATCACGTCAGCCTTGGAGAATGGATTAAAGAAAGCACATGAGAATCGTCCAATAAGTATGTTACCACAAATCTGGACAGACTACAAGAAGGACGAGTTGGCTAATATATATAAAGGCAAAGGAACACAAAAAGAAAAAGAATTGGTCTACGATATTCTCTTTGGTATCAATGCCAGTCAGAATATTACATGGGATAAAATAAAACAATAG
- a CDS encoding tetratricopeptide repeat protein: MKEIMNMKLKTLILTIALILGVSTNISAQPGAIKKAADAAFTLTTFKADGSILATSNGVCISTDGVAVSPWKPFIGADKAVIIDAKGQKHEVDCLLGANEIYDIVKFQVSGKTIAAPLATTVSVGDEAWITPMPKSGNAEKADVSSVEKFMDKYNYTILKSSATDKLNGAPVFNVKGQVIGLFNSAGESQSSTDVNYAKDFVVKGLSQNDITLRQSNIRIGLPNTLEEAVVALMLSSEKPTNIHEAIVNEFITKFPQANDGYYALANIQVAKGDFANADKTMQTAISKVTAKDEAHYNFARLIYRNALIQEFAEKTKSVGWTLDKALDEIKKAETTKANDAYRHLQAQIIYAKGDYAKAYTEFEALTKTKFNNPELYLEMAQSRQHLGANDQEILDLLNKSIELCDTPYVSTSAPYFYTRGQQLEKMGEYRKAVQDYYTYEYFNQGRLGAAFYYMREQCEVKGRMWQQALQDILIASQLDSKEALYPTEAGSLLLRLNKVDAAISAAQQAIQLDASQPDAHLILGIAQCESKQKEEGLKNIQKAKELGNTQADTFLQKYK; the protein is encoded by the coding sequence ATGAAAGAAATAATGAATATGAAACTGAAAACTTTAATTTTGACCATTGCCCTTATATTGGGTGTTTCTACTAACATTTCTGCTCAACCTGGTGCGATTAAGAAGGCTGCAGATGCAGCTTTTACATTGACAACCTTTAAGGCAGACGGCAGTATTTTGGCAACATCTAATGGTGTATGTATTAGTACTGATGGTGTTGCTGTAAGCCCTTGGAAGCCCTTTATAGGAGCAGATAAAGCTGTTATTATTGATGCTAAAGGACAGAAACACGAGGTGGATTGCTTGCTTGGTGCCAATGAGATTTATGATATAGTCAAGTTTCAAGTGAGCGGTAAGACTATTGCTGCTCCTTTGGCAACAACAGTTTCTGTAGGTGATGAAGCATGGATTACACCAATGCCAAAGAGTGGTAATGCTGAGAAGGCTGATGTTTCAAGTGTTGAAAAATTCATGGATAAGTATAATTATACGATTCTGAAATCTTCAGCTACTGACAAGTTGAATGGTGCTCCTGTATTTAATGTTAAAGGACAGGTTATCGGTTTGTTCAATTCTGCTGGTGAATCACAGAGCTCAACGGATGTAAACTATGCCAAGGACTTTGTTGTTAAGGGACTTTCACAGAATGATATCACTCTTCGACAGAGCAATATTCGAATAGGTTTACCGAACACATTAGAGGAGGCTGTTGTTGCATTGATGCTCTCTTCTGAGAAACCTACTAATATACACGAAGCTATTGTCAACGAATTTATTACAAAATTCCCACAAGCAAATGATGGTTATTATGCTTTAGCGAATATACAAGTTGCAAAAGGTGACTTTGCTAATGCGGATAAAACAATGCAAACAGCTATTAGTAAGGTGACTGCAAAGGATGAAGCACATTATAACTTTGCTCGTCTTATTTATCGTAATGCGCTTATTCAAGAGTTTGCTGAAAAGACAAAGTCTGTGGGATGGACATTGGATAAGGCTTTGGATGAGATAAAAAAGGCTGAAACTACTAAGGCAAACGATGCTTATCGTCACCTTCAGGCACAGATTATCTATGCGAAAGGCGATTATGCAAAAGCTTATACTGAGTTTGAAGCATTGACAAAGACTAAGTTCAATAATCCAGAACTTTACTTAGAGATGGCACAGAGTCGTCAGCATTTGGGAGCTAATGATCAGGAGATTCTCGATTTGCTTAATAAGAGTATCGAACTTTGCGACACACCATATGTTTCTACTTCTGCACCATATTTCTATACACGTGGTCAGCAATTAGAGAAGATGGGAGAATATAGAAAGGCTGTACAGGATTATTATACATATGAATATTTTAACCAAGGACGTCTTGGTGCTGCTTTCTATTATATGCGTGAACAGTGCGAGGTGAAAGGACGTATGTGGCAGCAAGCTTTGCAGGATATTCTCATTGCATCACAACTTGATTCTAAGGAAGCCTTATACCCAACAGAAGCAGGTAGCCTTTTGTTACGTCTAAACAAAGTTGATGCTGCTATCAGTGCTGCTCAACAGGCAATTCAACTTGACGCCTCTCAGCCTGATGCTCATCTTATTCTTGGTATTGCACAATGCGAAAGTAAACAGAAAGAAGAAGGTCTTAAGAATATACAAAAGGCTAAGGAACTTGGCAATACACAAGCTGATACTTTCTTGCAGAAGTATAAATAA
- the dnaN gene encoding DNA polymerase III subunit beta encodes MRFNLSSTALSSRLLTLSRVINSKNSLPILDCFLFEVHDGQLIITASDSENVMRGTLNLESCEGEGNFAVNNHTILDAVKELPEQPLTLDVNLDEMKIYVTYQNGSYNFPILGADEYPKAQSVSDNATTITLQAEKLSDSLTRSLFATAQDELRPVMNGVYFDLKEDGLAIVASDGHKLVRNKIFSIKSDSPASFVLPKKPASLLKNVLSKDGGDVIIRFDERSAEISFAEGNLACRLIEGKYPNYNSVIPQDNPNQVTIDRKSLIGALRRVLPFASDSSQLIRFHVSVGLLELNAEDIDFATSAKESVTCEYGGNPMSIGFKGSSMLDILNNLESDDVVIQLADPSRAGVIVPGTQPENEDILMLIMPMLLND; translated from the coding sequence ATGAGATTTAACCTTTCAAGCACTGCATTGAGCAGCCGGTTGTTGACTCTCTCTCGAGTAATTAATAGTAAGAATTCTCTTCCTATCTTGGATTGCTTCTTGTTTGAAGTTCATGATGGTCAACTTATAATTACTGCTTCAGATAGTGAGAATGTCATGCGCGGAACATTGAATCTTGAGAGTTGTGAAGGCGAGGGCAATTTTGCAGTGAACAATCATACAATTCTTGATGCTGTGAAAGAACTCCCAGAGCAACCATTGACATTGGATGTTAATCTGGATGAAATGAAGATTTATGTTACCTATCAGAATGGTTCTTATAACTTCCCGATTCTTGGTGCAGATGAGTATCCAAAGGCGCAGTCTGTATCAGATAATGCAACGACAATTACGCTTCAAGCTGAGAAGTTATCAGATAGTCTGACACGTTCACTCTTTGCAACAGCACAGGACGAGCTCCGCCCAGTGATGAATGGTGTTTATTTCGATTTGAAGGAAGATGGGTTGGCAATAGTTGCCAGCGATGGTCATAAGCTTGTAAGAAACAAGATCTTCTCTATTAAGAGTGATTCTCCTGCATCATTTGTCCTTCCTAAGAAGCCAGCTTCGTTGTTGAAGAATGTTCTTTCAAAGGATGGTGGCGATGTTATCATTCGTTTCGATGAGCGTTCTGCAGAGATTTCTTTTGCTGAAGGCAACCTCGCATGTCGTTTGATTGAAGGTAAATATCCTAATTATAACAGTGTAATCCCACAGGATAATCCTAATCAGGTTACGATTGATCGTAAGTCATTGATTGGTGCTTTGCGTCGTGTATTACCTTTTGCAAGTGATTCTTCACAGTTGATTCGTTTCCATGTATCAGTAGGTTTGTTAGAGTTGAATGCAGAAGATATCGATTTTGCAACAAGTGCTAAGGAGAGTGTTACTTGTGAGTATGGTGGCAATCCTATGAGCATTGGCTTCAAGGGCTCAAGCATGCTTGACATATTGAACAACCTTGAGAGTGATGATGTTGTCATTCAGTTGGCTGATCCATCACGTGCTGGTGTAATCGTGCCAGGTACTCAGCCAGAGAATGAGGATATTCTCATGCTGATTATGCCGATGTTGTTGAACGATTAA